Proteins found in one Planococcus citri chromosome 2, ihPlaCitr1.1, whole genome shotgun sequence genomic segment:
- the ND-B14.5B gene encoding uncharacterized protein ND-B14.5B: protein MIEPPHALYPDPQILYDPDPEITVNMITANGPILGGVFTGAGAYATYNWARGRPLRASLPVYIPWILGFTGTFVYLSKLFKQYYSRRDTIHKHYIKLHPELFPPPPKILIGDILEDWGPTR, encoded by the exons ATGATTGAACCTCCCCATGCATTATATCCTGATCCACAAATACTGTATGATCCAGATCCAGAAATTACGGTCAATATGATTACAGCCAACGGACCGATTTTAGGTGGTGTTTTTACCGGAGCAGGCGCCTACGCTACGTATAATTGGGCGAGAGGCAGACCTTTAAGAGCAA GTCTGCCAGTGTATATCCCCTGGATTCTTGGATTCACCGGTACGTTTGTATAtctgtcaaaattgttcaaacaaTACTATTCTCGAAGAGACACCATTCATAAACATTACATCAAGCTTCATCCGGAACTTTTTCCACCACCAC ctaaaattttaatcggCGATATCTTGGAAGACTGGGGTCCTACGCGTTAG